CTCGCCGTCGTGCCCGGCGCGGCGCGGGCGCAGGCGCCGCTCCCGCTCACGCGGGCGCCCCGGCCCACCGTGCCGGCCATCACCGCGGCCGACCTGATGAGCCGCCTCTACCCCTTCGCGGCCGACAGCATGATGGGCCGCGAGGCGGGCACCGAGAACAACCTGAAGGGCACCGCGTACATCGCCCGCGAGGCCGCGCGCATCGGGCTGGAGCCGGCAGGCGACCGTGGCACCTTCTTCCAGGACGTGCCGCTCATGAAGCGCACCCTGGTGCCCGGCCAGTCGCTCGCGGTGGACGGCGCCGCGCTGGGGCTGTGGACCGACTACCTGCCGCGCGACCAGGGCTACGGCGTGCGCACGCTGGACGGCGTGCAGGTCGTGTACGGCGGCCGGTGGGGCGACAACGCGAGCATGATCCCGGCCGAGCAGGCCGCGGGCAAGCTGGTGCTGCTGGCGGGCGCGGTGGACGCGAGCGGACAGCCCGTCCCGTCCGTCACGCGCAACCTGGTGACCGCGCGCTTCCACTCCGCCGCGGGCATCGCGTACGCCAGCATGGACATCCTCCCGCCCGCCGTGCAGGAGTACTACCGCACGCCCAGCGTGGAGATGAAGCCCGAGCAGGCGGACGCCTCGGGCAAGCCGGCGTTCCTGTACGTGACCGCCGCCACCGCGGCCCGGCTGCTGGGCACGCCGCTGGCTTCGGCGACGCCGGGCGCGGCGGGCAAGACCGTGCGCGGCGGGATCGCCTTCGCGGACGAGCCGGTGCCGGGCCGCAACGTCGTGGGCATCCTGCGCGGCAGCGACCCGCGGCTGCGCGGGCAGTTCGTGGCCGTGGGGGCGCACAACGACCACGTGGGCTTCAACCACGAGCCGGTGGACCACGACAGCCTGCGCGTGTTCAACCGCTACAT
The Longimicrobiaceae bacterium genome window above contains:
- a CDS encoding M28 family peptidase → MTTSRSLLCLLALAVVPGAARAQAPLPLTRAPRPTVPAITAADLMSRLYPFAADSMMGREAGTENNLKGTAYIAREAARIGLEPAGDRGTFFQDVPLMKRTLVPGQSLAVDGAALGLWTDYLPRDQGYGVRTLDGVQVVYGGRWGDNASMIPAEQAAGKLVLLAGAVDASGQPVPSVTRNLVTARFHSAAGIAYASMDILPPAVQEYYRTPSVEMKPEQADASGKPAFLYVTAATAARLLGTPLASATPGAAGKTVRGGIAFADEPVPGRNVVGILRGSDPRLRGQFVAVGAHNDHVGFNHEPVDHDSLRVFNRYMRPHGADDEEAGTPSPAEWTRIRASIDSVRRLRPARRDSIFNGADDDGSGTVSVLEIAEALAKGPVHPKRSIVFVWHTAEELGLYGSEWFTDHPTVPRDSIVAQLNIDMIGRGDASDLQGGGPRYLQLIGSHRLSSELGDLVEAVNRGEREPLSFDYQFDTNGHPAQYYCRSDHYNYARYGIPITFFSTGGHEDYHQLTDEAQYIDYDHMARVATLIRDVTVRVADLDHRVVVDKPVPDRNKPCQQ